The nucleotide sequence TACGAGATTCAATTGGATAAAAACAAGCGCGAACAAGAAGTGTATGAGCTGATTCATTCCTTTGAAGAAATGGCAGAACGATTGAAGCAGTTGGAAATGATGCGTACCGAGCTTTTGGCAGGGGTGACCCACGAACTCAAAACACCTGTTACGTCCATCAGTGGGCTGGTACAAGCCGTGAGGGAAGAGGTTGTGAGCGGTGAGGAAGCCAAGGAGTTTTTGGATATTTGTACGAAGGAAACGACACGTTTGCAAAAGATGATAGAGGATTTGCTCGATTTTAACTCGTTTGCTGTGGGTGACATTCGTATTCGCCGGCAACCCCAAAACATGCAGGAGCTGATTCGGGAAGTTACGCACCAATGGAAGATTGTGCAGGAAGAAGAAAAGCTCAGCCTGCACATCGAAAATACGTCTGAGCCAATGATGATAGAGACGGACCCGTTGCGTGTGCAGCAAATCATGTACAATCTCCTAAACAATGCAGCACAGGCGATGGAATCGGAGGGACGGATTATCGTGTCCCTATCTGCATCAGCAGATGAGATTCGCATTGACGTGAAGGACAATGGACGTGGGATACCGATAGAGGAACAATCTTTGATTTTCGAACGATTCTACCGAGGCGAGGACAAGAAGCACATCGTCCGTGGATTGGGGCTTGGTTTGTCTTTTAGCAGAATGATTGCGCAAGCGTTAGGAGGTATGTTGATCCTGACAGAGAGTACAGCGTCAGGCAGCACCTTCACGTTGATTTTACGCAAATAAAACAGGCATGCTTCAAAAAACGATCTGGTTCACTCCGGTCGTTTTTTTGTGTCTTCATCTGACTTTTCCCTGACGTATTCGTTCCGTATAGTGGTCGCAACCAAAAAGACAAGTCTTCAATCAAGTAGACGGTAGGAGGACTGAGCGTGACTCACACGGAGAAAAAGAGAGAGTTGTTTTCGAAAGCAGGAAGCAACAAGAAAAGGTGGATCGTTGGAGTTTTGGCTGTCGGGGTCGTGCTCGTTTCAGGAGCTATATTCGGCTACCAGTCGTTTTTTACCCCACAAACGGCGCAGGCCGCTTTTCAAGTGGAGACGGTAAAAAGGGGAGACATCTCAGAAGTCGTACAGGCATCAGGCACTGTCCAGGCTTCCAAGCGCTCGTCTCTCTCGTTTTCTGATGCAGAAGAAGCCAAGGATGCGATTTCTACCATTCAGGTCGGCGTTGGTGATGCCGTGAAGGCAGGGCAAGTTCTGGCGACGATGGACGATTCCGTAGCGAGAATCCAGGTGACGAATTCGGAAGCAAATCTTTTATCGGCGCAAGCCAAGCTAGAGGAGGCACAAAAGCGCAAGAGTCCCGCAGAAATCACTTCTTTGCAAGCTGCCGTCAATCAGACCAAGAACGAATGGGAGCTCGCCAAGCAAAACATTGACGGGAAAAAAGCGGCAAACGACGTAGAGAAGGCAAAGGCAAATCTGGAGAGTGCCCAGAAGACGTACACTTCCCAGCAGGCCTTATTTGCGGCAGGTGCGATTGCCAAGAGTGAATTCGACAGTGCTCAATCCTCGTTGGATCAGGCTCAGCGTGATTACAACTCGGCCATATTGACAGCCGGACAGACGACAGGGCAGGCAAGTGTGAAGGTAGAGCAGGCATTGGCTGCGTATCAAACAGCGCAAGAAGCGTTACAGGAAGCAAATGAAGGCCCTGATGCCGCCACAGTATTATCGGCCAAAGCAGCGGTGGAACAGGCAAAAGCGGGGCTGCAACAAGCACAAAAGGCACTGAGAGCAGTCACCTTGAAAGCACCAATGGACGGAGTGATCGTCCAGGTGAATGGCAATGTAGGCGAAATACCCGGCAATGATTTCATTATCATGGATAATTCGAATAGCGGAGATTTAGAGGTATTGGCCCAGATTAGCCAGAGTGACATCGGAAAAGTACAGGAAGGCTTGCCAGTGACGTTTACGACGAGTTCTTATGCGGATGAGACGTTCCGTGGAAAAGTAAAGCTGATCTATCCAGAAGCGAAAACTGACGCTGGAGTCACCACTTACGATGTGCTTTTGTCTGTGGCAAACCAGGATAATAAATTGAAGATCGGGATGACGATGAACGTCGCGATCGAACGGGGAACTCATAAAAATGTGCTCGTGGTACCTGCGCAAGCGCTGCAAACGCAAAATGGCAAGGATGGCGTGTATGTGCTAAAGGATGCTGCTGCACAACTAGCTGGTGAAGGAGCTGAAGGGAATCAGTCTGAGGCGAAGCAAGCGAATAATCGCAGTGGAGGCAAAGAGGGCAGAGCGAATATGCCGTATCGATTTGTTCCGATCAAAATGGGATACTTCACTGCCGATCAGGTAGAGGTGACGGAGGGGCTTACCGAAGGAGAGCGTGTCGTCATCCTCGTGAATACACAGACCTCATCTGGAACGAGTCAAAATGGAAATCGAATGGGCAGCGGTATGCCGGGATTCGGCGGAATGGGCGTCCAGATAAGGGGACGGTAAAAAGATGAAACCGGTCATTCAAATAGAAGAGCTGAGAAAACAGTACGTCATCGGAGATCAGGAGATTTATGCGCTCAGGGGTGTCAGCTTGTCGATCGAGGAAGGAGATTTCGTGGCAATCATGGGGCCGTCTGGTTCAGGCAAATCTTCCATGATGAATGTAATTGGCTGTCTGGATAAGCCCACCTCGGGAGAATTTTATTTAGACGGCTATCCTGTATCACAAGCACATGACGATGAATTGGCGGTCATCCGCAATCAGAAAATCGGCTTTGTTTTTCAAAATTTTAATCTGTTGCCACGTACAACTGCAGTGGAAAATGTAGAGCTGCCTCTTTTATATGGAGGCACATCTGCACGGGAACGAAGAGAAAGAGCCATCCGGGCATTAACGAGTGTCGGACTGGCAGAGCGATTAAACAACAAGCCCAATGAGCTGTCAGGTGGGCAGCAGCAGCGCGTGTCGATCGCGAGAGCTCTCGTCAATGATCCCGTCATCCTGTTGGCAGATGAGCCGACAGGAGCACTGGACACGAAGACGAGTGAAGAGATCATGGGTATTTTTCAAAAGCTGAACGATGCGGGCAAAACGGTTATTTTGGTGACACATGAACCTGATATTGCGGAGTATGCGAAGAGGATCATCCGGTTTCGTGATGGGCAAATCATCGCGGATGAAGTGGTGGAGGATCGCAGGGGGGTGTCGATGGAGGGTAGAGCAGATGAGCTTTATTGAATGTGTACGCATTTCATTTCGCAGTATCAGGGCAAATGGCTTGCGCTCCGTTCTCACGATGCTGGGAATTATCATCGGTGTAGCAGCTGTTATCGCGATGGTGGCGATCGGTGAAGGGACTTCGACCTCTGTTGCTTCGCAGATCAATGGGTTAGGGAGCAACCTGCTGATTGTCACACCTGGTCAGGCGACACAAGGCAGGGTAAGCCTTGGGGCTGGCTCTTTGAATACGCTGACGATGGCAGATGCAGAAACCCTGATGCAAAAAGAGTCCATTTCGGGTGTGGCTCCCAGCGTCAATGCGCGGGGGCAGATTGTCTGGGGAAGCAATAACTATTCCAGTATGCTCGAGGGGACGTCAGCCGATTTCCCTCAGGTGAGGAATGTAGAAATTGGGCAGGGGCGTTTCTTTAGTAACTTTGAGGTGAAGATGCAATACAACGTGGCAGTCGTGGGGACAGAGGTGGTCAGCAACCTGTTTAAAGGAGCGAATCCAGTAGGGCAAACCGTTCAGATCAACCGGATTCCGTTTACGATCATCGGCGTATTACAGAGCCAGGGAAGCTCAGGCATGACAAACAACGACGATCGGATCATCATTCCGATTACCACTGCGATGAACAGGTTGACCGGAGGCAAAAATGTGGGCTCGATCTACGTCTCGGCAGCATCGTCAGACTTGATGGAGAAGGCGCAACAAGATATTCAGCAATCCCTTCGTGCCAATCACAAGCTACGGCCACAAGCAGCCGATGATTTCCGCATTACGTCCCAGTCAGACATCTTAAGCACGGCACAGTCAGTCTCCAGCTCGATGACGGCGCTTTTATCTGGCATTGCAGCCATCTCACTGATTGTTGGCGGGATTGGCGTAATGAATATTATGCTTGTATCGGTCACGGAGCGGACACGGGAGATCGGGATTCGCAAGGCGATTGGAGCCAAGCGGGGCGATATTCTCCGCCAGTTTTTGATCGAAGCGGTTACGCTTAGCCTGATTGGCGGGGTGATTGGTATTGCCTTAGGGGTAGGGGCGGCGTTTTTGGTTAGCAAGCTCGGTCAGATGGCGACTTCAATCAGTCTGTCTCCGATTGTGTATGCGTTTTTGACCTCTACATTGGTTGGTGTCATCTTTGGTGTGTATCCGGCGAGAAAAGCAGCACAGCTCAAACCAATCGACGCTCTGCGGTATGAGTGAGTGTGTAATTTTACCAATCCGGGCATACTAGCCGTGAGAGGTGTTGGTCTGATGGAAAAAAGCGTTCAATTTTCCGTGCCATGGCGAGAAGCGACACGCATTGTGAAAAGGATCAAAACAAGCAAATTGCGTTATTTTGTCAGACAACAAGAGGGCAAGACCAGTGTTGCGTTCGTCTTTCCTCGAGTTAGCGTCAGCCAATATGTCTATTTGTATATCATTTTTGGACCAAGAGCTGCTGATGTGCTCAATAACGATAGCAAATAGAATGATCCCTGATGGCCTTAAGCAGGCGTCAGGGATTTGTAATAATTCACAGGAAAACAAAACCTGACACTTTTCGATAGGACTGTTTCATAGTACAATTCGAATATGAACGAACTTGGGGAAGTTCGGGATGGCGGCACCCAATCTGTGCAGAAGGGCCGCCTCTTTTTTTGCTATTGTCCAAGCGTTCGTTTTCGACAGCATTTTTGCTCAGAGGATATAATAGGTACAATTGCCTGAATGTACAACTGGAATGAGTGGGTAGTTGGATATAAAATATGCTTATTCACGTGAATACAACGTACTACTCTCTCCCAAGATTTGATCTTGGGGCTTTTTTTGTTCAAAAACGATGAAACAAAGCCGTTTCTCATGACGGCTTTGTTATCGATAGGGTAGGTTGAAAGCTTCCTTTCAGCAAGGCATCGATCAATTGCTCCTGTGTGAGAGAAATCGTGATACCCATTCCAGGCAGATCGACAGAAAAAACATTCTCTCGGTACAAATACCAGAGACCGCCTGTCGGCTCAATAGAATAGACGTGTATATTTTGCTGTGAATGCTGGCCTGCCTTTTGGATTTCCCGCAACGCTGTAAACATTTCTCCCCAAATAGGCAGATAAGGCTTCGTTTGGTGCTGCACAATCGCTTGAATCAGTTGGTTTTTCACGAGAGAAATAGCATCCATGGTTGAGTGGTTCAACGAAAGCATGACCGTTATACTCCTTTTGCATGGCTTGGCGCATTAGTCTTGTGTGATGGCGATTTTTGTCGAAGTTATGAATAA is from Brevibacillus brevis and encodes:
- a CDS encoding HAMP domain-containing sensor histidine kinase, whose product is MAWATSCAYMSEKKRTSLFRYWTTRYLIILCIGLFVIGIASSYWISYSETQKRLDFMRLMAAEVADRVVDVEGKVKTAPFLFRIVDSRQESLGVNYKPIMMILDEHKQPVFGVPGPFSGELKRIAPDLVDADDSLSQFELARGDEVLFVKESIKVDERVVGWVMLFTPQKQVIRGMTEFQLLAIMLLGLGLLGWLVIYLLTKKLSQPIKDVADAAKQIVLGNYEIQLDKNKREQEVYELIHSFEEMAERLKQLEMMRTELLAGVTHELKTPVTSISGLVQAVREEVVSGEEAKEFLDICTKETTRLQKMIEDLLDFNSFAVGDIRIRRQPQNMQELIREVTHQWKIVQEEEKLSLHIENTSEPMMIETDPLRVQQIMYNLLNNAAQAMESEGRIIVSLSASADEIRIDVKDNGRGIPIEEQSLIFERFYRGEDKKHIVRGLGLGLSFSRMIAQALGGMLILTESTASGSTFTLILRK
- a CDS encoding efflux RND transporter periplasmic adaptor subunit yields the protein MTHTEKKRELFSKAGSNKKRWIVGVLAVGVVLVSGAIFGYQSFFTPQTAQAAFQVETVKRGDISEVVQASGTVQASKRSSLSFSDAEEAKDAISTIQVGVGDAVKAGQVLATMDDSVARIQVTNSEANLLSAQAKLEEAQKRKSPAEITSLQAAVNQTKNEWELAKQNIDGKKAANDVEKAKANLESAQKTYTSQQALFAAGAIAKSEFDSAQSSLDQAQRDYNSAILTAGQTTGQASVKVEQALAAYQTAQEALQEANEGPDAATVLSAKAAVEQAKAGLQQAQKALRAVTLKAPMDGVIVQVNGNVGEIPGNDFIIMDNSNSGDLEVLAQISQSDIGKVQEGLPVTFTTSSYADETFRGKVKLIYPEAKTDAGVTTYDVLLSVANQDNKLKIGMTMNVAIERGTHKNVLVVPAQALQTQNGKDGVYVLKDAAAQLAGEGAEGNQSEAKQANNRSGGKEGRANMPYRFVPIKMGYFTADQVEVTEGLTEGERVVILVNTQTSSGTSQNGNRMGSGMPGFGGMGVQIRGR
- a CDS encoding ABC transporter ATP-binding protein; translated protein: MKPVIQIEELRKQYVIGDQEIYALRGVSLSIEEGDFVAIMGPSGSGKSSMMNVIGCLDKPTSGEFYLDGYPVSQAHDDELAVIRNQKIGFVFQNFNLLPRTTAVENVELPLLYGGTSARERRERAIRALTSVGLAERLNNKPNELSGGQQQRVSIARALVNDPVILLADEPTGALDTKTSEEIMGIFQKLNDAGKTVILVTHEPDIAEYAKRIIRFRDGQIIADEVVEDRRGVSMEGRADELY
- a CDS encoding ABC transporter permease, which encodes MSFIECVRISFRSIRANGLRSVLTMLGIIIGVAAVIAMVAIGEGTSTSVASQINGLGSNLLIVTPGQATQGRVSLGAGSLNTLTMADAETLMQKESISGVAPSVNARGQIVWGSNNYSSMLEGTSADFPQVRNVEIGQGRFFSNFEVKMQYNVAVVGTEVVSNLFKGANPVGQTVQINRIPFTIIGVLQSQGSSGMTNNDDRIIIPITTAMNRLTGGKNVGSIYVSAASSDLMEKAQQDIQQSLRANHKLRPQAADDFRITSQSDILSTAQSVSSSMTALLSGIAAISLIVGGIGVMNIMLVSVTERTREIGIRKAIGAKRGDILRQFLIEAVTLSLIGGVIGIALGVGAAFLVSKLGQMATSISLSPIVYAFLTSTLVGVIFGVYPARKAAQLKPIDALRYE